The Phaeodactylum tricornutum CCAP 1055/1 PHATR_bd_28x34 genomic scaffold, whole genome shotgun sequence DNA window gtactgcctttattgcataggtccttgtatccactgtctAACCTGTGGGGAGCGTCATCAACAAatagagttttacagtccctaagtctcttaggtgtattgccggttgtttgtaataGTGCCCTCCCTGGattaccagactctgttcctaacagctTTCTGTCCACACGGTGTACTTTGGTAGTATATTGTGATAACCCCTCTCGAAATTCTTTCCGGCAGTACTCCCAATATTAGTGTACAccttcaatttcatttctGGGAACCAATGTAtttgttacgtagtacaaccaatgtacgtacgtagaaCAGGaaacgctgtgtcgacaatacctggtaaacgcaaggtgggcgttattacgaacgacctgcgatacacctaagtgaacttagggactgtaaaactcaactcgcttacgacgctccccacgggttagacagcggatacgaggacctatgctaatgcaatatttggatcaatgactttctaaaacaatgagaggaagattattctactactagtccatcagGCTAGGGaggtccagttcactggactgccgttaccatgttccagataatcttactcacatgtacgagtcttcttcttctaaatataaatcccacacagaatcttgtaGCGAGTATTCATTCCTCCTTGATTACTCCCTCATAATTCgtgggactggatcctatcattcatttgtataatcctttcctgtatcctcttccaaaggattccCATAGTCATCCCGCGAATACAtcgtgtcgtacaataaggccgacacaaatcCAACGGTTCCATCGCCATCCTCAACATGATCACCAACCACGTTCCTGTTGGTATCTTTTACCTGTCGCACAGAcatgtcgcgatggtgtataccgtaacATGAGGGTTCCTTCTGTCTGTGCCTTCAACTTCAAAATAGCAGCGCAACCGTTCTTGCCCTTGTTGAACTCCTTGATAAAAGCCCATCCTGGGCCAGTTGTGGTAATTGCCTCTTTGAATTTGTCAAAAACTTGCTTGTTGTCAATCACAAATTTTGGGCCTGATAAGATTGTCTGGGCGACCAAAAAAGCATCCATATTGTTGTAATCTTCAAGGGGGGCGGTCTCAGGCTCCTCCTGAGTGTATGGTATACATACAGAAGAGGAGTCAGCAAGGGACCACGGCAGAAACTCATGTACTGGTTCAaattttcgaagaaagaacgCCATTTTGTCATACCCTTGAGGGGAGTAGACTTGACCGGTGTCTGGGTCTTGGCCACCTCGgggatttccttttcctcttccatGCGGTTGCAGGCAAGCTGATCAACTTCACTTATGTTGTCCTCAGCACAAACCTCGTTTCCAAGACACTTCAAGCATTCAGCCCAGTGGATGATAACCAAAAGAGTTGACTTAGAGTTAAAGCCAATATGGATCTCCTTCTTGTTATCAGCCGTTCCAGGGGGATAAGTGCTCTTGAAGGATTTACCATGGTGTTGCTTGTTCATAATATTGACAAGGGAGTCAAGGTCCTTAGTGGTCAAGCGGATCAAAGAGGACATAGAGCCAAACCCTTCCAACACAAGAGCCTTGCGGGTACCAATGTTCATTCCGGTCATGGCGAGAGGATTGTCGTAATGGTTAACAACAATGGGAAAGACAGGGTTTTTGTTCATGACATTAGGATTTTCGATAACAGGGGCGACATTGGCTTGAACAGTTccgtcaacgacaacagcattGAACGCGTCG harbors:
- a CDS encoding predicted protein — translated: MSDIAPNNPTIDDAFNAVVVDGTVQANVAPVIENPNVMNKNPVFPIVVNHYDNPLAMTGMNIGTRKALVLEGFGSMSSLIRLTTKDLDSLVNIMNKQHHGKSFKSTYPPGTADNKKEIHIGFNSKSTLLVIIHWAECLKCLGNEVCAEDNISEVDQLACNRMEEEKEIPEVAKTQTPVKSTPLKGMTKWRSFFENLNQYMSFCRGPLLTPLLYEPETAPLEDYNNMDAFLVAQTILSGPKFVIDNKQVFDKFKEAITTTGPGWAFIKEFNKGKNGCAAILKLKAQTEGTLMLRYTPSRHDGDGTVGFVSALLYDTMYSRDDYGNPLEEDTGKDYTNE